From the genome of Papaver somniferum cultivar HN1 chromosome 2, ASM357369v1, whole genome shotgun sequence, one region includes:
- the LOC113351526 gene encoding uncharacterized protein LOC113351526 — protein MSLLKKTYGSNIKYHHARRGKEAVFEDQYGNDEKSYSDLNCYKYLRPMIYLDATFLIGRFRSTLMAATCVNGNDGFYPYAFAIVLSENKDNCYCFYHIKCNLPIGKGDANYNAVIGLFYKAAYSYTAANFEEALRVMHAIGCGYVANYLRTIPKEKWENAFFPLCRYAAHSSSIAESFNNWILEFKKLPAFALLDAIRLKVMQMNSKKKVEGLENFNTRLTPVYEDLLNENINIGRTWTVVESMERLYEVRWQVNGFPCAHACAAIQSTREDMYSFVEPYFTTGMVQHDIPRDHLANPQL, from the exons ATGTCACTCTTAAAGAAGACCtatgggtccaatattaagtatcaccatgcTCGTAGAGGGAAAGAAGCTGTATTTGAAGATCAATATGGTAACGACGAGAAGTCGTATAGCGATTTAAATTG TTATAAGTATCTCAggcccatgatttacttggacgctACTTTCCTCATTGGTAGATTCAGGAGTACTTTGATGGCTGCAACATGTGTCAATGGAAATGATGGTTTTTACCCATATGCCTTTGCTATTGTTTTATCTGAAAACAAAGACAATTG CTATTGCTTTTACCACATCAAGTgcaatctccctattggaaaaggTGATGCGAATTACAATGCCGTTATTGGTTTGTTTTACAAAGCTGCTTACTCTTACACAGCAGCGaactttgaagaagctttgcGGGTCATGCATGCAATTGGTTGTGGATATGTTGCTAATTATCTCAGGACCATTCCAAAGGAGAAATGGGAAAATGCATTTTTCCCTCTATGCAGATATGCTGCTCACTCTTCATCTATTGCCGAGTCATTCAATAACTGGATTCTTGAGTTCAAAAAACTGCCTGCTTTTGCTCTTCTCGATGCGATACg TTTGAAGGTTATGCAGATGAATTCTAAGAAAAAGGTAGAAGGTCTTGAAAATTTTAACACTAGGCTCACTCCCGTATACGAGGATTTACTAAACGAGAACATCAacattggtcgtacttggactGTTGTTGAGTCTATGGAAAGATTGTATGAAGTCAG GTGGCAAGTAAATGGTTTTCCCTGCGCACATGCTTGTGCTGCCATTCAATCTACAAGGGAGGACATGTattcatttgttgagccatacttcACCACTGGAATGGTACAACATGACATACCAAGAGATCATCTTGCCAATCCCCAATTATGA